The following are encoded in a window of Gossypium raimondii isolate GPD5lz chromosome 13, ASM2569854v1, whole genome shotgun sequence genomic DNA:
- the LOC105784478 gene encoding cytochrome P450 CYP749A22 isoform X2, translating into MGDPIMILSTIFGLCLLLLLIRLLHTFWWTPVYIQYRLGSQGIKGPSYKFIHGNTKEMLEMRNAALSKPLGLLDDIFPRVLPHVYTWLSKYEPELIKEVLINRDRAYLKPSPPFDSMKLMGNGLVTSNGERWAQHRNLINNAFQGESLKKMIPEMVVSVELMLQSWKNHLEKEIEVFEEFRLLSADIISRTAFGSNYLEGKNIFDMKVKYSNITRMNIFKSRFPSISKIWKTSDEIEADKLLSIIHKSVMDIIKKREEKVKLGEIDNYGTDFLGLLLQAYHDVDENRRILVEDLIDECKTFYIVGQEPINSLLSWTVLLLAIHTDWQEKAREEVIELFGHQNPHPDDLSKLNIVTMIINEALRLYPPAVGFPRKCDSEVRLGKFILPANIHLFISNLVAHHDPGIWGDDAHLFNPERFSGGVAKATSNNVAAYFPFGFGPRTCVGFNFATMGAKIVLMMILQRYRFTLSPAYVHSPVVHFVLYPQHGIQVILHSLKSEEGPS; encoded by the exons ATGGGAGATCCGATAATGATTCTCTCAACCATTTTTGGCCTCTGCCTGCTCTTACTTCTCATCAGGTTGTTGCACACATTTTGGTGGACTCCAGTTTACATACAGTATCGACTAGGTTCACAGGGAATTAAAGGCCCTTCTTAcaaattcatccatggaaaCACCAAAGAAATGCTGGAAATGAGAAACGCAGCCTTAAGCAAACCCTTGGGTTTATTAGATGATATATTTCCCAGGGTACTCCCTCACGTTTATACATGGTTGAGCAAATACG AACCAGAGCTAATCAAAGAGGTGCTGATTAACAGAGATAGAGCTTACCTAAAACCGTCGCCTCCGTTCGATTCCATGAAGCTGATGGGCAATGGACTGGTGACATCTAACGGTGAACGCTGGGCACAACACCGCAATTTAATAAACAATGCTTTTCAAGGGGAAAGCCTTAAA AAAATGATTCCTGAAATGGTTGTTAGTGTTGAATTGATGTTACAATCTTGGAAAAACCACCTAGAAAAAGAGATTGAGGTGTTTGAAGAATTTAGGTTATTGTCTGCGGACATTATATCAAGGACAGCTTTTGGGAGCAATTACTTAGAAGGGAAAAACATTTTCGATATGAAGGTGAAGTACTCCAACATTACAcgaatgaatatttttaaatcaaggTTTCCAAGCATCAG taaAATTTGGAAAACTTCAGATGAGATTGAAGCAGACAAGCTTCTAAGTATAATACATAAGTCTGTGATGGACATCatcaagaaaagagaagaaaaagtgAAACTTGGAGAAATAGACAACTATGGTACTGATTTTCTTGGATTACTTTTACAAGCATATCATGATGTTGATGAAAATAGGAGAATCCTAGTAGAAGATTTGATTGACGAGTGCAAGACATTTTACATTGTTGGACAAGAACCTATCAATTCCTTACTTTCATGGACCGTCTTGTTGTTAGCAATCCACACAGATTGGCAAGAAAAAGCAAGAGAAGAAGTGATTGAATTGTTCGGTCACCAAAACCCGCATCCAGATGACTTATCTAAACTAAACATT GTAACCATGATAATCAATGAGGCCTTAAGACTATATCCTCCTGCAGTTGGCTTTCCTAGGAAATGCGACAGTGAAGTTAGATTGGGGAAATTCATTTTGCCTGCTAACATTCActtattcatttcaaatttggtAGCTCATCACGACCCTGGAATTTGGGGTGACGATGCTCATTTGTTTAATCCAGAGAGATTTTCAGGAGGAGTGGCTAAAGCTACAAGCAACAATGTGGCGGCATATTTTCCCTTCGGGTTTGGACCTCGAACCTGCGTGGGTTTCAACTTTGCAACCATGGGAGCAAAGATTGTTCTGATGATGATATTGCAACGTTACAGATTCACCCTCTCCCCAGCTTATGTTCATTCCCCGGTTGTTCATTTTGTACTTTACCCACAACATGGAATTCAAGTTATCCTTCATTCTTTGAAGAGTGAGGAAGGTCCAAGTTAG
- the LOC105784478 gene encoding cytochrome P450 CYP749A22 isoform X1 → MGDPIMILSTIFGLCLLLLLIRLLHTFWWTPVYIQYRLGSQGIKGPSYKFIHGNTKEMLEMRNAALSKPLGLLDDIFPRVLPHVYTWLSKYGKNYLSWKGAEPELMITEPELIKEVLINRDRAYLKPSPPFDSMKLMGNGLVTSNGERWAQHRNLINNAFQGESLKKMIPEMVVSVELMLQSWKNHLEKEIEVFEEFRLLSADIISRTAFGSNYLEGKNIFDMKVKYSNITRMNIFKSRFPSISKIWKTSDEIEADKLLSIIHKSVMDIIKKREEKVKLGEIDNYGTDFLGLLLQAYHDVDENRRILVEDLIDECKTFYIVGQEPINSLLSWTVLLLAIHTDWQEKAREEVIELFGHQNPHPDDLSKLNIVTMIINEALRLYPPAVGFPRKCDSEVRLGKFILPANIHLFISNLVAHHDPGIWGDDAHLFNPERFSGGVAKATSNNVAAYFPFGFGPRTCVGFNFATMGAKIVLMMILQRYRFTLSPAYVHSPVVHFVLYPQHGIQVILHSLKSEEGPS, encoded by the exons ATGGGAGATCCGATAATGATTCTCTCAACCATTTTTGGCCTCTGCCTGCTCTTACTTCTCATCAGGTTGTTGCACACATTTTGGTGGACTCCAGTTTACATACAGTATCGACTAGGTTCACAGGGAATTAAAGGCCCTTCTTAcaaattcatccatggaaaCACCAAAGAAATGCTGGAAATGAGAAACGCAGCCTTAAGCAAACCCTTGGGTTTATTAGATGATATATTTCCCAGGGTACTCCCTCACGTTTATACATGGTTGAGCAAATACG GGAAGAATTACCTTAGTTGGAAAGGTGCTGAACCAGAACTAATGATTACAGAACCAGAGCTAATCAAAGAGGTGCTGATTAACAGAGATAGAGCTTACCTAAAACCGTCGCCTCCGTTCGATTCCATGAAGCTGATGGGCAATGGACTGGTGACATCTAACGGTGAACGCTGGGCACAACACCGCAATTTAATAAACAATGCTTTTCAAGGGGAAAGCCTTAAA AAAATGATTCCTGAAATGGTTGTTAGTGTTGAATTGATGTTACAATCTTGGAAAAACCACCTAGAAAAAGAGATTGAGGTGTTTGAAGAATTTAGGTTATTGTCTGCGGACATTATATCAAGGACAGCTTTTGGGAGCAATTACTTAGAAGGGAAAAACATTTTCGATATGAAGGTGAAGTACTCCAACATTACAcgaatgaatatttttaaatcaaggTTTCCAAGCATCAG taaAATTTGGAAAACTTCAGATGAGATTGAAGCAGACAAGCTTCTAAGTATAATACATAAGTCTGTGATGGACATCatcaagaaaagagaagaaaaagtgAAACTTGGAGAAATAGACAACTATGGTACTGATTTTCTTGGATTACTTTTACAAGCATATCATGATGTTGATGAAAATAGGAGAATCCTAGTAGAAGATTTGATTGACGAGTGCAAGACATTTTACATTGTTGGACAAGAACCTATCAATTCCTTACTTTCATGGACCGTCTTGTTGTTAGCAATCCACACAGATTGGCAAGAAAAAGCAAGAGAAGAAGTGATTGAATTGTTCGGTCACCAAAACCCGCATCCAGATGACTTATCTAAACTAAACATT GTAACCATGATAATCAATGAGGCCTTAAGACTATATCCTCCTGCAGTTGGCTTTCCTAGGAAATGCGACAGTGAAGTTAGATTGGGGAAATTCATTTTGCCTGCTAACATTCActtattcatttcaaatttggtAGCTCATCACGACCCTGGAATTTGGGGTGACGATGCTCATTTGTTTAATCCAGAGAGATTTTCAGGAGGAGTGGCTAAAGCTACAAGCAACAATGTGGCGGCATATTTTCCCTTCGGGTTTGGACCTCGAACCTGCGTGGGTTTCAACTTTGCAACCATGGGAGCAAAGATTGTTCTGATGATGATATTGCAACGTTACAGATTCACCCTCTCCCCAGCTTATGTTCATTCCCCGGTTGTTCATTTTGTACTTTACCCACAACATGGAATTCAAGTTATCCTTCATTCTTTGAAGAGTGAGGAAGGTCCAAGTTAG
- the LOC105784480 gene encoding uncharacterized protein LOC105784480 — protein MGNCFTNTKVVAQDDQDETRNVIPAAGVLETKKEKKKKVVSFKANEENNVDSGKPKDGVVRIRFVVTRKELKQILSSGKDLNKYSSMEEVVRAMKLRENEVCDDGFHGAWRPALETIPEEY, from the coding sequence ATGGGGAATTGCTTCACAAACACCAAAGTTGTAGCTCAAGACGACCAGGACGAGACAAGAAACGTTATTCCAGCTGCTGGGGTACTTGAGActaagaaggaaaagaagaagaaagtggTTAGCTTCAAAGCAAACGAAGAAAACAACGTTGATAGTGGAAAACCCAAAGATGGGGTTGTGAGGATAAGATTTGTGGTGACACGGAAAGAGTTGAAGCAAATTTTAAGTAGTGGGAAAGATTTAAACAAGTATTCTTCAATGGAGGAAGTGGTAAGAGCTATGAAATTGAGAGAGAACGAGGTTTGTGATGATGGCTTCCATGGAGCTTGGAGACCGGCATTGGAGACTATTCCAGAGGAATAttaa
- the LOC105784479 gene encoding LOW QUALITY PROTEIN: probable protein S-acyltransferase 7 (The sequence of the model RefSeq protein was modified relative to this genomic sequence to represent the inferred CDS: substituted 1 base at 1 genomic stop codon) translates to MFRAMLNLLRPWNNRWLLPQMLCITVDFQVSPFKRNIKSKRKIYDSNSMVAMEINAAKGTRTYQVWPGNNVFFXHGRLVCGPDPRGLFLTSVSTLISTWIFTIYIANDLQNTNPTLVITICSILTIVVIVNLILVTAIDPGIIPTSTQQSSVEDTDSSNGSRRKKVTINGVQLKLKYCRICRIFRPPRSCHCAICDNCVEKFDHHCPWIGQCIALRNYRFYLSFLITALVFFIYIFAFSCWRIHQRMLESGTGLFGMLRNCPETLALTLFSFAAIWFLGGLAIFHSSLTATNQTAYENFRNRYEGSPNPYDKGIISNITEVLFSPLPPSRVDFRAEAMPRWNVEDEKPPLG, encoded by the exons ATGTTCAGAGCTATGTTGAATTTGCTTCGTCCGTGGAATAATCGTTGGCTACTCCCTCAAATGCTGTGTATAACAGTGGACTTCCAAG TCTCTCCTTTTAAGCGTAATATCAAATCTAAGCGGAAGATCTATGATTCCAACAGTATGGTTGCCATGGAAATAAATGCTGCAAAGGGAACTAGAACATACCAAGTTTGGCCAGGGAACAAT GTATTTTTTTGACATGGCCGACTTGTATGCGGTCCAGATCCAAGAGGGTTGTTCCTGACATCTGTTTCTACCCTGATTTCAACTTGGATTTTCACCATTTACATTGCAAATGATTTGCAAAATACTAACCCCACTCTTGTTATCACTATATGTTCGATTCTAACTATAGTG GTTATTGTCAACTTGATTCTGGTTACAGCCATTGACCCTGGAATCATTCCCACAAGCACTCAACAATCATCTGTTGAAGATACTGATAGCAGTAATGGGAGTAGGAGGAAGAAGGTAACTATTAATGGGGTTCAACTGAAACTAAAATATTGTCGGATTTGCAGGATTTTTAGACCTCCAAGGAGTTGCCATTGCGCCATCTGTGACAACTGTGTTGAAAAATTTGATCACCACTGTCCATGGATTGGTCAGTGTATTGCACTG AGAAACTATCGGTTCTATTTGTCATTCTTGATAACAGCACTAGTGTTCTTTATCTACATATTTGCTTTCTCTTGTTGGAGGATTCACCAAAGAATGTTGGAAAGTGGCACCGGGTTGTTTGGAATGCTGAGGAACTGCCCTGAAACCTTGGCATTGACATTGTTTAGCTTTGCTGCCATTTGGTTCCTAGGTGGCCTTGCTATCTTCCACTCCTCTTTAACTGCAACAAATCAG ACAGCATACGAGAATTTTCGGAACCGCTATGAGGGCTCTCCGAATCCATATGACAAAGGAATAATAAGTAATATAACGGAAGTGTTGTTTTCACCTTTACCTCCTTCCAGAGTTGATTTTAGGGCTGAAGCAATGCCAAGGTGGAACGTGGAAGATGAGAAGCCTCCTCTTGGCTGA